One part of the Eucalyptus grandis isolate ANBG69807.140 chromosome 10, ASM1654582v1, whole genome shotgun sequence genome encodes these proteins:
- the LOC104421725 gene encoding copper transport protein ATX1, with product MAQTVVLKVKMSCQGCAGAVRRVLEKTEGVETFDIDLKEQKVTVKGNLQPDAVLQTVSKSGKQTAFWEAEAPAQPEVKPTEDVKPAEDVKPAEDVKPAEELKPTEEVKPAEAVATA from the exons ATGGCTCAG ACTGTTGTTCTCAAGGTTAAAATGTCATGTCAAGGCTGCGCTGGAGCTGTCAGAAGGGTCCTGGAAAAAACGGAAG GTGTGGAAACATTTGACATCGATCTGAAGGAACAGAAGGTGACAGTCAAGGGCAATCTGCAGCCCGATGCTGTCCTGCAAACCGTCTCAAAGTCCGGAAAACAAACTGCTTTCTGGGAAGCGGAAGCCCCAGCCCAACCCGAAGTGAAGCCCACCGAAGATGTGAAGCCAGCCGAAGATGTGAAGCCTGCCGAAGATGTGAAGCCGGCTGAAGAGTTGAAGCCCACCGAAGAGGTGAAGCCCGCTGAAGCAGTGGCCACCGCCTAA